Proteins encoded together in one Camelina sativa cultivar DH55 chromosome 9, Cs, whole genome shotgun sequence window:
- the LOC104715632 gene encoding uncharacterized protein LOC104715632, whose translation MIGSDHSPILATCLTTIRRRQRQFRFDKRWLGKEGLVGAVESGWNRTRNFRIPGFIDKIRNCRNSISWWQKNNVSSGPSVIASLKTALQEAKMDDSIPQAEIRDIERKLKEAYRDEEIYWQQKSRKFWLRVGDKNTSYFHASTKQRRVRNRIVGLFDANNVWNESSSGMGRIATSYFEDLFKKSDSRGISRDASSSYSDYYG comes from the coding sequence ATGATTGGGTCGGATCATAGTCCCATTTTAGCAACCTGTTTGACAACAATTCGGAGACGGCAAAGGCAGTTTAGGTTTGATAAACGATGGTTGGGCAAGGAAGGCTTAGTTGGGGCGGTTGAGTCAGGGTGGAACCGGACAAGGAACTTTCGGATTCCGGGTTTCATCGATAAGATAAGGAATTGTAGGAATTCGATCTCCTGGTGGCAGAAAAATAATGTTAGTTCTGGTCCGTCTGTCATTGCTTCCTTGAAGACGGCGCTTCAAGAGGCGAAAATGGATGATTCGATTCCACAGGCGGAAATTAGGGACATTGAGAGGAAACTAAAAGAGGCATATCGTGATGAGGAAATTTATTGGCAACAGAAAAGTAGAAAATTCTGGCTAAGGGTGGGGGACAAAAATACATCATATTTTCACGCATCTACCAAACAACGGCGAGTGCGTAATAGGATTGTTGGCTTATTTGATGCCAATAACGTTTGGAATGAATCAAGTTCCGGCATGGGGAGGATTGCTACATCATATTTTGAGGATCTTTTTAAGAAATCGGATAGTAGGGGTATTTCCAGAGATGCTTCAAGCAGTTACTCCGACTATTACGGATAG
- the LOC104711905 gene encoding uclacyanin 1-like, which yields MVTKKIFGFMVVIMFLLSCTSAKLYTVGGDYGWTIKDDSWAEHKKFHVGDSLVFEYDQDINDVAQVSSALEYDSCNSSSPKVVYNTGYDVVTFKEPGHHYFITSNEFQCRVSGLKYDVFVVNDMSPPIPSPPPPSKVHEPSRPAPPPSPSKNHAPSRQIPPPPPSMNHEPPRPTSPPPPPPSKRGKIYKVGDSKGWSVYNSYYYYRWSKDRQFRVGDTLFFQYNNKLNDVRELSDDLDFKSCEPNSTVAVYKTGHDLIKLTKPGVHYFVSLKTGLCQAGIKLRVTVQPSTEDVILPDVPKRLSRINRCSRWRPWLCIFRPHH from the coding sequence ATGGTGACCAAGAAGATCTTTGGCTTCATGGTCgtgatcatgtttctcttgaGTTGCACCTCGGCTAAACTATACACAGTCGGTGGTGACTATGGATGGACTATCAAGGACGACTCTTGGGCTGAACATAAGAAATTCCACGTCGGAGATTCCCTCGTCTTTGAGTACGATCAAGACATCAACGACGTCGCTCAAGTTTCCAGCGCCTTAGAGTATGATTCATgcaattcttcttctcctaaagtTGTTTACAACACCGGATACGATGTTGTAACCTTCAAGGAACCAGGACATCACTACTTCATCACCTCAAATGAATTTCAATGCCGCGTCTCGGGACTTAAATATGACGTTTTTGTCGTCAATGACATGTCACCTCCGATtccttcaccaccaccaccgagcaAGGTCCATGAACCGTCACGTCCGGCTCCTCCACCATCACCAAGCAAGAACCATGCCCCTTCACGTCAgattcctcctccaccaccgagCATGAACCATGAACCGCCACGTCCGACTTCTCCGCCACCACCACCCCCGAGCAAGAGAGGAAAGATCTACAAGGTAGGTGATTCTAAAGGATGGAGCGTGTACAACAGTTACTACTATTACAGGTGGAGTAAAGATAGACAATTTCGTGTTGGAGATACTCTCTTTTTCcaatacaacaacaaactcAACGACGTTAGAGAACTCAGCGATGATCTTGACTTCAAATCATGTGAACCAAATTCTACCGTAGCTGTGTACAAGACGGGACACGATCTCATTAAGCTCACCAAACCAGGAGTGCATTATTTTGTAAGCTTAAAGACCGGTCTTTGTCAGGCTGGCATTAAGCTTCGAGTCACCGTGCAACCATCAACCGAAGACGTTATTTTGCCTGATGTTCCCAAGAGGCTCTCACGTATTAACCGCTGCAGCAGGTGGCGGCCCTGGTTATGCATTTTCAGACCTCATCACTAA
- the LOC104711904 gene encoding uclacyanin 1-like has product MVTKKIFGFMVVIMFLLSCTSAKLYTVGGDYGWTIKDDSWAEHKKFHVGDSLVFEYDQDINDVAQVSSALEYDSCNSSSPKVVYNTGYDVVTFKEPGHHYFITSNEFQCRVSGLKYDVFVVNDMSPPIPSPPPPSKVHEPSRPAPPPSPSKNHAPSRQIPPPSPSMNHEPPRPTSPPPPPPSKRGKVYKVGDSKGWNVYNSYYYYRWSKDRQFRVGDTLFFQYNNKLNDVRELSDDLDFKSCEPNSTVAVYKTGHDLIKLTKPGVHYFVSLKTGLCQAGIKLRVTVQPSTEDVILPDVPKRLSRINRCSRWRPWLCIFRPHH; this is encoded by the coding sequence ATGGTGACCAAGAAGATCTTTGGCTTCATGGTCgtgatcatgtttctcttgaGTTGCACCTCGGCTAAACTATACACAGTCGGTGGTGACTATGGATGGACTATCAAGGACGACTCTTGGGCTGAACATAAGAAATTCCACGTCGGAGATTCCCTCGTCTTTGAGTACGATCAAGACATCAACGACGTCGCTCAAGTTTCCAGCGCCTTAGAGTATGATTCATgcaattcttcttctcctaaagtTGTTTACAACACCGGATATGATGTTGTAACCTTCAAGGAACCAGGACATCACTACTTCATCACCTCAAATGAATTTCAATGCCGCGTCTCGGGACTTAAATATGACGTTTTTGTCGTCAATGACATGTCACCTCCGATtccttcaccaccaccaccgagcaAGGTCCATGAACCGTCACGTCCGGCTCCTCCACCATCACCAAGCAAGAACCATGCCCCTTCACGTCAGATTCCTCCTCCATCACCGAGCATGAACCATGAACCGCCACGTCCGACTTCTCCGCCACCACCACCCCCGAGCAAGAGAGGAAAGGTCTACAAGGTAGGTGATTCTAAAGGATGGAACGTGTACAACAGTTACTACTATTACAGGTGGAGTAAAGATAGACAATTTCGTGTTGGAGATACTCTCTTTTTCcaatacaacaacaaactcAACGACGTTAGAGAACTCAGCGATGATCTTGACTTCAAATCATGTGAACCAAATTCTACCGTAGCTGTGTACAAGACGGGACACGATCTCATTAAGCTCACCAAACCAGGAGTGCATTATTTTGTAAGCTTAAAGACCGGTCTTTGTCAGGCTGGCATTAAGCTTCGAGTCACCGTGCAACCATCAACCGAAGACGTTATTTTGCCTGATGTTCCCAAGAGGCTCTCACGTATTAACCGCTGCAGCAGGTGGCGGCCCTGGTTATGCATTTTCAGACCTCATCACTAA
- the LOC104715631 gene encoding uncharacterized protein LOC104715631 has protein sequence MPTARIPPPFTPQEIQRVIPQSFRNFPPPQTLFEDTVNRLPDPPMSTTEVQNNVVNEPEDHPLSPLQQSHGHSRQPSSQGNNYDAEPQLQDDTLQSLTALLKMPGREQFTTILSPILLPKTTWFDRDKKGQLVRKITKIFTNKFDGPYYTWTCVPPDRKERYFIEFAKTHTWDPLITGAVQEHFNSICNRRMKGMVSDARTSGVKPTWIEGELWKEMVANWDTEEQQQRSSTYSKCRMSDRNGLGPHIHLSGPKSYREIQDDLEEELGREVSMGEVFYKTHTKPDGSYVDGKAEKIHQAYQQKLQEKMAELEADSTISDGTSHRRELTTDECTAIFLECTEKDSRGTPYGVGSLKDTLGKGKGNQPSQTEAFLSLQEQLKEAQRQIEVQAEIQAALRAEAAAREKETALLVAEQKQELTMMAKFMRHTNPAYLEFITSQTAEEDNLPSTTP, from the exons ATGCCGACGGCTCGAATTCCTCCGCCGTTCACGCCACAAGAGATACAACGAGTCATCCCCCAGAGTTTCCGGAACTTTCCACCGCCACAGACGCTTTTCGAGGACACCGTCAATCGCCTTCCTGATCCGCCAATGTCGACAACGGAGGTTCAGAACAACGTTGTGAATGAACCGGAAGATCATCCGCTGTCTCCACTGCAGCAGTCCCATGGTCATTCTCGACAACCATCTTCTCAAGGTAACAATTACGATGCTGAGCCTCAACTCCAGGACGACACTTTGCAATCTCTTACTGCTCTGCTTAAGATGCCTGGCCGTGAGCAGTTTACGACTATTCTCTCTCCCATACTGTTGCCGAAGACAACTTG GTTTGATCGGGACAAAAAAGGCCAACTTGTTAGGAAGATTACCaagatttttacaaacaaattcgaTGGTCCATATTATACTTGGACTTGTGTGCCTCCggatagaaaagagagatacTTCATCGAGTTTGCG AAAACTCACACCTGGGATCCATTGATAACAGGTGCCGTTCAAGAACATTTCAACAGCATCTGTAACCGCCGGATGAAGGGCATGGTTAGCGATGCAAGGACGTCTGGAGTTAAACCTACATGGATAGAAGGTGAACTCTGGAAAGAAATGGTTGCTAATTGGGAtactgaagaacaacaacaaaggagTAGCACCTATTCCAAGTGtcgtatgtctgaccgtaatggtctcggtCCTCACATCCACTTATCAGGCCCTAAGTCATATAGGGAAATCCAAGATGATCTG GAAGAGGAGTTGGGAAGAGAGGTCAGTATGGGTGAAGTTTTTtacaaaacacatacaaagccGGATGGTTCTTATGTTGATGGCAAGGCAGAGAAAATACATCAAGCTTATCAGCAGAAGTTGCAAGAGAAGATGGCTGAGCTCGAGGCAGATTCAACTATTTCAGATGGTACTTCACACCGTCGGGAGCTCACCACCGATGAATGTACTGCCATCTTTCTTGAG tgcactgagaaggattcacgagGAACACCTTATGGTGTTGGAAGCCTCAAAGATACTCTTGGCAAGGGAAAGGGCAATCAACCATCACAAACCGAAGCCTTTCTATCATTGCAAGAGCAACTGAAGGAAGCTCAACGTCAGATTGAAGTTCAGGCTGAAATTCAGGCAGCTCTCAGAGCTGAAGCTGCTGCTCGAGAAAAAGAGACTGCTCTCCTTGTGGCTGAGCAAAAGCAGGAGTTGACGATGATGGCCAAGTTTATGCGCCACACTAATCCAGCCTACCTGGAGTTTATAACCTCTCAAACAGCTGAGGAGGACAATCTTCCATCAACAACTCCATGA